In Dolichospermum flos-aquae CCAP 1403/13F, the following proteins share a genomic window:
- a CDS encoding T3SS effector HopA1 family protein, giving the protein MQVLDSIYNQLFQLPKELQIALQNIVDYLEIKSFYSIKHPDYKLLELPESVIARFKNLSLDIQEKHLRIHLRNFLYSAYYNGSWHDSLGDDNQINNLSNNSLFGMDLAFYERLHTSNTGGGYWSENWLVVNEEEDGCLAVQKNGLTLHIERDLYLSEIDKSANVGDLVAIKMPKNLVQNGFYMAVSNLGTQDNQDIVRIYFNVSPDGAVSVMDNVTRELNNMHIAFSFKALYNPDEYRRYDSAVLYFNKHQYKTIYPMLQQVYSENQDSFFPQVPLFTKQLAPGLGCAEEPTNKLAEKESFGTNRCQMIANGLIAAWQAGNNHPESRMTAILEQFTLHKIKLRYPYLNGYSDDIYTTLD; this is encoded by the coding sequence ATGCAAGTATTAGATTCTATCTATAATCAACTTTTTCAACTTCCAAAAGAATTACAAATAGCACTGCAAAATATTGTTGATTATCTGGAAATTAAATCATTTTATTCTATTAAGCATCCAGATTACAAATTATTAGAATTGCCAGAATCAGTAATCGCTCGGTTTAAAAATCTATCCTTAGATATTCAAGAGAAGCATTTGCGTATTCACTTACGTAATTTTCTCTATAGTGCTTATTACAATGGTTCTTGGCATGATTCTCTTGGTGATGACAATCAAATAAATAACCTCAGTAATAATAGCTTATTTGGCATGGATTTGGCGTTTTATGAAAGACTCCATACGAGTAATACAGGTGGAGGTTATTGGAGTGAAAATTGGTTAGTAGTTAATGAAGAAGAAGATGGTTGTTTAGCAGTCCAAAAAAATGGGTTGACTTTGCATATTGAGCGGGATTTATATTTATCAGAAATTGATAAATCAGCTAATGTTGGTGATTTGGTGGCAATTAAAATGCCTAAAAATCTAGTCCAAAATGGATTTTATATGGCAGTATCTAATCTAGGTACTCAAGATAATCAAGATATTGTTAGAATCTACTTTAATGTATCACCTGATGGGGCGGTATCAGTGATGGATAATGTGACTAGAGAACTCAATAATATGCACATTGCTTTCTCCTTTAAAGCTCTATATAATCCTGATGAATATAGACGTTATGATTCGGCAGTTCTTTACTTTAATAAACATCAATATAAAACAATTTATCCTATGTTACAACAGGTATATTCAGAAAATCAAGATAGTTTTTTTCCACAAGTACCGTTGTTTACTAAGCAACTAGCACCAGGATTAGGTTGTGCTGAAGAACCAACCAATAAGTTGGCAGAAAAAGAAAGTTTTGGGACTAATCGTTGTCAAATGATTGCTAATGGTTTAATTGCTGCTTGGCAAGCGGGTAATAATCATCCTGAAAGTCGAATGACAGCTATTTTGGAACAATTTACTTTACACAAAATCAAATTACGATATCCTTATCTTAATGGCTATTCAGATGATATTTATACGACTTTAGATTGA
- a CDS encoding aminoglycoside phosphotransferase family protein: MPFLISFANVFNYLVENKICQPQEESLSKIELKSAKNFNLLITLSDGRQLLVKQERYDQNGKTLGEFIDEWRVHAFWQKFPEITHLRASLSEAIHFDLENSIIVFNYLNQYQDLAEFYAKDQEFPEEIAQVVGTTIAAIHRMTIDNNNYQKFFENSLKSQNINKGLDRITPEIFGQLPADGLKFFTLYQRYDNLGKAITQLNQAFTPACLTHNDLKLNNILVSLNWETDIEDKLPENKNIIRLIDWERGSWGDPANDLGTIIASYLQVWLYSIVSSKTIPIEECLRLAAIPLSMIQPSLSTLVTAYLTTFPEILELRPDFLQLVMQFSGLALIRAIQARLQHEKTFDNSGICMLQVAKSLLCRPQASIPTILGMELSTMTAKNLSLV, translated from the coding sequence ATGCCATTCTTAATAAGTTTTGCAAATGTTTTCAATTACCTTGTTGAAAACAAAATTTGTCAGCCACAAGAGGAGTCCCTAAGTAAAATCGAATTAAAATCTGCTAAAAACTTTAACCTATTAATCACTTTATCAGATGGTCGTCAACTATTAGTAAAACAAGAGCGTTATGATCAAAATGGTAAAACTTTAGGTGAATTTATAGATGAGTGGAGAGTTCATGCTTTTTGGCAAAAATTCCCAGAAATAACTCATTTACGAGCATCTTTGTCAGAAGCAATTCATTTTGATTTAGAAAACTCTATCATTGTTTTTAACTATCTAAATCAATATCAAGACTTAGCTGAATTTTACGCCAAAGATCAGGAATTTCCGGAGGAAATTGCTCAGGTAGTTGGCACAACTATTGCAGCTATTCATCGCATGACAATAGACAATAATAACTATCAAAAGTTCTTTGAAAATTCTTTAAAATCTCAAAATATTAACAAAGGATTAGATAGAATTACACCAGAAATATTTGGTCAACTTCCGGCTGATGGTTTAAAGTTTTTTACTCTCTATCAACGTTACGATAATTTAGGAAAAGCAATTACACAATTAAATCAGGCTTTTACTCCTGCTTGTCTCACCCATAATGATCTCAAACTTAATAATATTCTTGTATCTTTGAACTGGGAAACAGACATAGAAGATAAATTACCTGAAAATAAAAATATCATCCGATTAATTGATTGGGAAAGAGGCAGTTGGGGAGATCCTGCTAATGATTTAGGCACAATAATTGCTAGTTATCTGCAAGTTTGGTTATATAGCATAGTCTCTAGTAAAACCATACCAATTGAGGAATGTTTGCGTTTAGCTGCGATTCCCTTATCAATGATTCAACCTTCTTTATCAACATTAGTTACTGCTTATTTAACTACTTTTCCAGAAATTTTAGAATTGCGTCCAGATTTCTTACAATTAGTGATGCAATTTAGCGGTTTAGCTTTAATTAGAGCTATTCAAGCTAGACTTCAACATGAAAAAACCTTTGATAATTCAGGTATTTGTATGCTCCAAGTTGCTAAGAGTTTATTATGTCGTCCTCAAGCATCTATTCCCACAATTTTGGGGATGGAATTGTCAACAATGACTGCTAAAAATTTATCTCTTGTTTAG
- a CDS encoding peptidylprolyl isomerase: protein MSNIVKISKEDIIYHLKISCQIPSLLEAIATRTIITETAKKENITIEIAELQQSADSLRLVNNLLKAEDTWQWLQKHYLSLDNFEEVANLNLLSAKLAHHLFAEKVEPFFYAHKLDYSGAVTYEVILDDEDLALEIFYALQEGEISFQEVARQYIENPEIRRAGGYQGIRKRSDFRPEIAAAVFAANPPEIIKPVITPKGVHIIIVEEIIAPELNEQMRVAILGDLFTNWLKEQVNKLEIVATLGDEINSPVSPIEIFSEAS from the coding sequence TTGTCAAATCCCTAGTCTGTTAGAAGCGATCGCCACCAGAACAATTATTACAGAAACTGCTAAAAAAGAAAATATTACCATCGAAATAGCAGAATTACAACAATCCGCAGATAGTTTACGATTAGTTAATAATCTACTTAAAGCAGAGGACACATGGCAATGGTTACAAAAACATTATCTTTCCTTAGATAACTTTGAAGAAGTAGCAAATCTCAATCTCCTATCAGCAAAATTAGCTCATCATTTATTCGCTGAAAAAGTTGAACCATTCTTTTATGCTCACAAACTTGATTACAGCGGAGCAGTTACCTATGAAGTCATATTAGATGATGAAGATCTAGCTTTAGAAATATTTTATGCTCTTCAAGAAGGAGAAATTAGTTTTCAAGAAGTGGCTCGTCAATATATCGAAAATCCCGAAATTCGTCGCGCTGGAGGATATCAAGGTATCCGCAAACGTAGTGATTTTCGACCAGAAATTGCTGCCGCAGTTTTTGCAGCTAATCCCCCAGAAATTATTAAACCAGTCATTACACCCAAAGGAGTCCATATCATTATAGTTGAAGAAATTATTGCCCCCGAATTGAATGAACAAATGCGCGTAGCAATTCTCGGAGATTTATTTACCAATTGGTTAAAAGAGCAAGTTAATAAATTAGAAATTGTTGCCACATTAGGAGATGAAATAAATTCTCCTGTTTCTCCCATAGAAATATTTAGTGAAGCTAGTTAA